The sequence below is a genomic window from Deinococcus apachensis DSM 19763.
TGATCCCTGAGGGAGGGACGACATGCTGAATTCTTTCGAGGGCCGCCTGCCCCTGAACCGCTCGGCCTCCACGCCCGCCCTGCTGGTGCTGTCCCACCTGCGCTGGGATTTCGTGTTCCAGCGCCCCCAGCACCTGATGACCCGGGCGGCCCGCACGCGGCCGGTGTACTACATCGAGGAGCCCATCTTCTCGGAGGCGCCTGACGGCCTGACGGTGCGCCAGGAGCCCTGCGGGGTCACTGTGGTCACGTCGATGCTCACCGCGCCCGCCGAGAGCCGCACCCTGGAGGAGCGGCAGGCCGCCATCGCCCGGCTGCTGGAGGACTTCGTCGCTGCCGAGGGTCTGGAGGAGTACGACCTGTGGGTCTACTCCCCTATGGAGCTGCCCGTCACCGCGGGCCTGGCGCCACGCGTGACGGTCTACGACTGCATGGACGAGCTGGCGAACTTCAAGGGGGCGCCGCCTGAGCTGCGCCGCTGCGAGGACGCGCTCTTCGAGCAGGCGGACGTGGTGTTCACAGGCGGGCACCGGCTGTACGAGGCCAAACGCCGCCAGCACCCGAACGTCCACCCCTTCCCCTCCAGCGTCGACGTCAGCCACTTCGCCCAGGCGAGGGCCGGTCTGGAGGACCCCGCCGACCAGCGCGACCTGCCCCATCCCCGCCTGGGCTTCTACGGCGTCATCGACGAGCGTTTCGACATCGAGCTGGTGGGCGAACTGGCCCGGCGTCGCCCGGAGTGGCAGTTCGTATTGCTGGGACCGGTGGTGAAGATTGACCCGGCGGAGTTGCCGCGCGGCGAGAACCTGCACTACCTGGGCATGAAGAGCTACACGGAGTTGCCGTCGTACCTGGCCCACTGGGACGTGGCGCTGCTGCCGTTTGCGCTGAACGAGGCGACCGAGTTCATCAGCCCGACCAAGACGCCCGAATACCTCGCGGCGGGTGTGCCCGTCGTGTCCACCGGCATCCGCGACGTGGTGCGGCCCTACGGTGAGCGGGACCTCGCGCGGATCGCGTACGGGGTGGACGCCTTCGAGGCCGCCTGCGCCGCCGCACTGGCCGAACAAGGCACGTCAGCGGGGGAAGCCCGGCGCGAGCGGGCTGACCGCCACCTGTCCACCCTGTCCTGGGACCGCACCTGGGCAGACATGAGTGCTCTGATCGAACGGGCGGCAGCCGACCGCGCCGCCGTGGCCCTGGCCGGAGTGGCCGATGACTGAGCCCCGACCGACTGGCCCTATGATGGACCCGATGACAGAACCCACCTCCAACGGCTTTGACTACCTGATCGTCGGCGCGGGCTTCGCGGGCAGCGTGCTCGCCGAACGGCTGGCAAATGACGGCAAGCGGGTGCTGATCG
It includes:
- a CDS encoding glycosyltransferase family 1 protein; protein product: MLNSFEGRLPLNRSASTPALLVLSHLRWDFVFQRPQHLMTRAARTRPVYYIEEPIFSEAPDGLTVRQEPCGVTVVTSMLTAPAESRTLEERQAAIARLLEDFVAAEGLEEYDLWVYSPMELPVTAGLAPRVTVYDCMDELANFKGAPPELRRCEDALFEQADVVFTGGHRLYEAKRRQHPNVHPFPSSVDVSHFAQARAGLEDPADQRDLPHPRLGFYGVIDERFDIELVGELARRRPEWQFVLLGPVVKIDPAELPRGENLHYLGMKSYTELPSYLAHWDVALLPFALNEATEFISPTKTPEYLAAGVPVVSTGIRDVVRPYGERDLARIAYGVDAFEAACAAALAEQGTSAGEARRERADRHLSTLSWDRTWADMSALIERAAADRAAVALAGVADD